The following coding sequences are from one Triticum dicoccoides isolate Atlit2015 ecotype Zavitan chromosome 4A, WEW_v2.0, whole genome shotgun sequence window:
- the LOC119289674 gene encoding very-long-chain 3-oxoacyl-CoA reductase-like protein At1g24470 encodes MGAEALLRQQEPWFVSLVILGALYVAAFACRLLHISGIALCLRGHKDLRRRYGAWAVVTGPTSGIGRSMSLELARCGLNLIIVGRDTAKLQDIAVTVSKTHGVLTKTVQFDFSLVSTPQGEKAMGRLRQAVDGLEVGVLVNNAGVATPDATYLHEADAEAWVRMLRVNLLAVTEVTAAVLPGMVERGRGAVVNIGSGAAEALPSYPLYSVYAATKRYVAQLSRSLYVEYRVKGIDVQCQAPLYVDTKMVTNMVTRGGLLSWLIFPTSDAYAGAAARWIGHRRPVCMPNLGHRLQWCLSHFVPDRVLAAHRLRENLRQRDVFQQLRSSSGQSTVGRR; translated from the exons ATGGGCGCAGAGGCTCTGCTGCGGCAGCAGGAGCCATGGTTCGTCTCGCTGGTCATTCTTGGCGCCCTCTACGTCGCCGCCTTCGCGTGCCGCCTCCTACACATCTCCGGCATCGCGCTCTGCCTGCGCGGGCACAAGGACCTTCGCCGCCGCTACGGGGCGTGGGCCGTCGTCACCGGCCCGACATCCGGCATCGGCCGCTCCATGTCGCTGGAGCTCGCGCGGTGCGGCCTCAACCTCATCATCGTCGGCCGCGACACCGCCAAGCTCCAGGACATCGCCGTAACCGTCTCCAAAACCCACGGAGTGCTAACCAAGACCGTGCAGTTTGACTTCTCCCTCGTCTCCACTCCTCAAG GGGAAAAGGCGATGGGGCGGCTCCGGCAGGCGGTGGATGGGCTGGAGGTGGGAGTGCTGGTGAACAACGCAGGCGTGGCGACGCCGGACGCGACGTACCTCCACGAGGCCGACGCGGAGGCCTGGGTGAGGATGCTTCGGGTGAACCTGTTGGCTGTGACGGAGGTAACGGCGGCCGTGCTGCCAGgcatggtggagcgggggaggggcgCCGTAGTCAACATCGGCTCCGGCGCCGCAGAGGCGTTGCCGTCCTACCCACTCTACTCCGTCTATGCCGCCACCAAGCGGTATGTTGCTCAGTTGTCCAGGAGCCTATACGTTGAGTATAGGGTCAAGGGAATCGATGTGCAGTGTCAGGCACCGCTGTATGTGGACACGAAGATGGTGACAAACATGGTGACGCGGGGAGGGCTCCTGTCCTGGCTGATCTTTCCGACGTCGGACGCGTACGCCGGCGCTGCGGCGCGCTGGATCGGGCACCGCCGCCCGGTCTGCATGCCCAACCTCGGCCACCGGCTGCAGTGGTGCCTCTCCCACTTCGTCCCGGACCGCGTCCTCGCCGCGCACCGCCTACGCGAGAacctccggcagcgggacgtcttccagCAGCTCAGGTCATCATCAGGCCAGAGCACCGTCGGACGTCGTTAG